One part of the Parabacteroides distasonis ATCC 8503 genome encodes these proteins:
- a CDS encoding protein-disulfide reductase DsbD family protein, which produces MKKLISSIMLALIALVAQAQILTPVKWKIKLDDKGGAPEKEIVFTATADKGWHLYDMNLPEGGPVSTSFTFETLNGAELIGQPVPSVKPTTVYDEQFAMNLRWYPGTVSFIQKLKVTDPAKFKVEGEVEFMACNDETCLPPDQIPFSFDKKSIHVDPALAANSSTTEVDKEDATAIQPDTQVVAEEASELNTPDPAAKETPATTSPKASDSLTDSPNLWSPVIDQLKSFGDATVSAADTSWLFIFFAGFLGGLIALLTPCVWPMIPMTVSFFLKRTKDRKKAIRDAITYGLSIIVIYLVMGLLITGIFGASALNDLSTNAIFNILFFLLLVVFAVSFFGAFELVLPASWTSKLDSKADSTTGVLSIFFMSFTLVLVSFSCTGPIIGTLLVQAASMGTAVGPAIGMFGFALALSIPFSVFAIFPNMLQSMPKSGGWLNSVKVVLGFLELALALKFLSVADLAYGWRLLDREAFIVLWIVIFSLLGVYLLGKIKFSHDSEVKYVSVPRLFMAIISFAFAIYMVPGLWGAPLKAISAFAPPLYTQDFNLYKNEVHAAFDDYESGMAYAKKVNKPVMIDFSGFGCVNCRKMEASVWTDPKVKQMLENDYVLITLMVDDKTKLPQPIEIQENGKTRKLKTIGDKWSYLQRSKFGSNAQPFYILLNDEGQPLGPSYAFNEDVSKYIQFLQNGLKEFKKEQQ; this is translated from the coding sequence ATGAAGAAACTCATCAGTTCGATCATGCTGGCGCTAATAGCGCTGGTAGCGCAGGCGCAAATACTTACGCCTGTCAAGTGGAAAATTAAACTAGACGACAAGGGCGGCGCACCCGAGAAAGAGATCGTCTTTACCGCCACGGCGGACAAAGGTTGGCACCTGTATGACATGAACCTGCCGGAAGGAGGTCCTGTTTCTACATCTTTCACATTCGAGACATTGAATGGAGCTGAACTGATTGGTCAACCGGTTCCTTCTGTAAAGCCGACCACGGTTTACGACGAGCAATTCGCCATGAACCTTCGTTGGTATCCGGGTACGGTATCGTTCATCCAAAAACTAAAGGTTACCGATCCCGCTAAATTCAAGGTAGAGGGCGAGGTGGAATTTATGGCTTGTAATGACGAGACTTGCCTTCCCCCAGATCAAATACCTTTCTCTTTCGATAAGAAAAGTATCCATGTAGATCCAGCTCTGGCAGCTAACAGCTCGACTACAGAGGTGGATAAAGAGGACGCCACGGCCATACAGCCGGATACGCAAGTCGTAGCGGAAGAGGCCAGCGAGTTGAACACTCCGGACCCTGCCGCTAAAGAGACACCGGCTACGACATCTCCTAAAGCGTCCGACAGCTTAACCGATAGCCCGAATCTTTGGTCTCCGGTGATCGACCAATTGAAATCGTTCGGCGACGCTACGGTATCGGCGGCGGATACCTCTTGGTTATTCATCTTCTTCGCGGGTTTCTTGGGAGGTTTGATCGCCTTATTGACTCCTTGCGTTTGGCCGATGATCCCTATGACGGTTAGCTTCTTCCTGAAACGTACGAAAGATCGTAAGAAAGCGATTCGCGACGCTATCACCTATGGGTTATCTATTATCGTAATCTATTTGGTGATGGGCTTGTTGATCACCGGTATCTTCGGAGCGAGCGCATTGAATGATTTATCAACGAACGCGATCTTTAATATCCTGTTCTTCTTGCTGTTGGTAGTATTCGCAGTCTCCTTCTTCGGAGCCTTCGAGCTGGTATTACCTGCGTCATGGACTAGCAAATTGGATAGCAAGGCCGATTCGACGACCGGCGTATTGAGTATTTTCTTTATGTCGTTTACGTTGGTATTGGTATCTTTCTCTTGTACGGGCCCGATTATCGGAACCTTGTTGGTACAGGCCGCTTCTATGGGTACGGCGGTAGGACCGGCTATCGGTATGTTCGGTTTCGCCTTGGCGTTATCCATCCCGTTCAGCGTCTTCGCCATCTTCCCGAATATGCTGCAAAGTATGCCGAAATCCGGCGGATGGTTGAATTCCGTGAAGGTCGTATTGGGCTTCTTGGAGTTGGCCTTGGCCTTGAAGTTCCTTTCCGTAGCGGACTTAGCGTATGGTTGGCGTTTACTAGACCGTGAGGCTTTTATCGTGCTTTGGATCGTGATCTTCAGTTTATTGGGTGTTTACTTATTAGGAAAGATCAAGTTTAGCCATGATAGCGAAGTAAAATATGTATCTGTTCCTCGTCTGTTTATGGCGATTATCTCTTTCGCTTTCGCCATTTACATGGTTCCGGGACTTTGGGGCGCTCCGTTAAAGGCGATCAGCGCATTCGCTCCTCCGTTGTATACACAAGATTTCAATCTATACAAAAACGAGGTACACGCCGCGTTCGACGATTATGAATCCGGTATGGCTTATGCCAAGAAGGTAAATAAACCCGTCATGATCGACTTCTCCGGTTTCGGTTGCGTAAACTGCCGTAAGATGGAGGCTTCCGTTTGGACGGATCCTAAGGTGAAGCAAATGCTAGAAAATGATTACGTGCTAATCACTCTCATGGTAGACGATAAGACGAAACTCCCGCAACCCATCGAGATCCAAGAGAACGGAAAGACTCGTAAGCTGAAGACGATCGGTGATAAATGGAGTTATTTGCAACGAAGCAAGTTCGGTTCTAATGCCCAGCCATTCTACATCTTATTGAATGACGAGGGACAGCCGCTCGGACCTTCATACGCATTCAATGAGGATGTTTCCAAATACATCCAGTTCCTTCAAAACGGATTGAAAGAATTCAAGAAAGAACAACAATAA
- a CDS encoding RluA family pseudouridine synthase, giving the protein MRKRSEYKGGDNRRKPSKERQVTVGESNTLLPFLFELLKEQSRSSVKGLLSRGQISVNGKVTRQFDAPLNPNDTVGINYGRGKVEFNNPLLRIVWEDDDLIVINKREGLLSVSTDRIKERTAYRILSDYLKECDPRNKIFVLHRLDRDTSGIMMFAKNQKVKEQLQSNWSEAITQRTYVAVIEGRPEKDTDLIVSNLVENKHMQVYVTQDGDGKEAITRYRLLQTNNRYSLVELDLETGRKNQIRAQMQSIGHPIAGDSKYGAETNPAGRLMLHARRLCFIHPVTGEEMRFETRIPEKFTSTAK; this is encoded by the coding sequence ATGAGAAAGCGATCTGAGTATAAAGGAGGGGATAATCGACGTAAACCCTCTAAAGAACGACAGGTAACGGTGGGTGAAAGTAACACTTTGCTACCTTTCCTGTTCGAGTTATTAAAAGAACAAAGCCGTTCATCCGTGAAAGGATTATTGAGCAGGGGACAGATCTCGGTAAACGGAAAAGTCACCCGGCAGTTCGATGCCCCGCTGAACCCTAACGATACGGTCGGGATCAACTATGGAAGAGGGAAGGTGGAATTCAACAATCCGTTACTTAGAATTGTTTGGGAAGATGATGACCTCATCGTGATCAACAAGCGGGAAGGTTTGCTATCCGTATCTACCGATCGTATCAAGGAGCGTACGGCCTACCGTATACTGAGCGATTACTTGAAAGAATGCGACCCTCGCAACAAGATATTCGTCTTGCACCGTCTGGACCGAGACACATCGGGTATCATGATGTTCGCCAAGAACCAGAAGGTAAAAGAGCAACTACAGTCCAACTGGAGCGAGGCTATCACGCAACGAACCTACGTGGCCGTGATAGAGGGACGACCGGAGAAAGACACGGATTTGATCGTATCCAACCTCGTGGAGAACAAGCATATGCAAGTGTACGTGACACAAGATGGTGACGGGAAGGAAGCGATCACACGCTACCGACTCCTGCAAACGAACAATCGCTATTCGCTCGTGGAACTCGATCTGGAGACGGGACGCAAGAACCAAATCCGTGCGCAGATGCAATCCATCGGCCATCCGATAGCCGGAGACTCTAAATACGGGGCGGAGACAAATCCCGCCGGACGCTTGATGCTCCATGCCCGCAGGCTCTGTTTCATCCATCCGGTAACAGGCGAGGAGATGCGCTTCGAGACACGGATCCCAGAGAAATTCACATCGACAGCAAAGTAA